From one Ignavibacteria bacterium genomic stretch:
- a CDS encoding T9SS type A sorting domain-containing protein, producing the protein MAFLPEDSASCILLTSDAGVSWTCTNTCWCGGYLNWARQVRHVSGDNYVYYHPIGGCMYTTNSGNEWIHSDGPDDDCIHEGVHNPASYSLTKYGQLWRIVDCEVRGGGSIQLSTDYGRSWEEVNQVSYIPDEIPNESLISMLDEQRGLAAVSVAGIGNTGFKSYGILSTTNGWKDYQVVDTIQFGNIYQLLIVNDSNALLYVLGPPNTATKSYLTTSFGTDWRPINEYHLIEGDSLSRILQYECLQDSLCIGVGTNGIILQSLDAGASWYQLISPTQFKLNDVAIMNKQTVYIVGDSGTIYYTTTGGVSDVNEATTHDNPSLLSIYPNPADDAITVRGMEPGTAYHVVDILGQVVRTLLPDASELKFSLMDLPPGVYTLVSPLHRIQFIRR; encoded by the coding sequence ATGGCTTTTCTCCCAGAGGATTCAGCTTCGTGTATTTTGTTAACATCTGATGCCGGTGTGTCATGGACCTGTACTAATACATGCTGGTGTGGAGGATATCTGAATTGGGCGCGCCAGGTTCGCCATGTTTCCGGAGATAATTATGTGTACTATCATCCTATTGGCGGCTGTATGTACACTACGAATAGTGGAAACGAATGGATACACTCTGATGGACCGGATGACGACTGTATTCATGAAGGGGTTCATAATCCTGCTTCTTATTCTCTTACCAAGTACGGGCAGTTGTGGCGAATTGTAGATTGCGAGGTTCGAGGAGGAGGATCTATCCAGCTTAGCACAGACTATGGTCGTTCGTGGGAGGAGGTAAATCAAGTAAGCTACATACCCGATGAGATACCTAATGAAAGCCTGATCTCTATGCTGGACGAACAAAGGGGATTGGCAGCTGTGAGCGTTGCTGGCATTGGTAACACCGGATTTAAGTCATATGGAATTCTTAGCACTACCAACGGATGGAAGGACTACCAGGTAGTTGATACTATTCAATTCGGTAATATCTATCAACTGTTAATCGTTAACGATTCTAATGCTCTTCTCTATGTATTGGGTCCTCCTAATACAGCCACAAAGTCGTATTTAACAACCTCATTTGGTACAGACTGGAGACCAATAAACGAATATCATCTCATCGAAGGGGATTCATTGTCGCGCATTTTGCAGTATGAATGCCTGCAAGACTCACTGTGCATTGGTGTTGGCACAAATGGTATAATCCTTCAATCATTGGATGCCGGGGCTTCATGGTATCAACTTATCTCACCAACACAATTTAAATTGAACGATGTTGCGATTATGAACAAACAAACGGTATATATTGTCGGTGATAGCGGAACCATATACTACACAACTACCGGTGGTGTTTCAGATGTCAATGAAGCTACAACCCACGACAACCCAAGCCTCCTATCCATCTATCCCAACCCTGCCGATGATGCTATCACTGTGCGTGGCATGGAACCCGGAACTGCTTATCACGTTGTTGATATTCTTGGTCAGGTGGTACGCACACTGCTGCCCGATGCTTCAGAACTAAAATTCTCCCTCATGGACCTGCCACCCGGTGTGTACACGCTGGTGTCACCACTACACCGCATACAATTCATCCGACGGTAG
- a CDS encoding cation-translocating P-type ATPase — MNLPLYDKKFLFLLAAIVIVIGLEVLSLAGWNLPMPWAPFVYAGFIIAIGYEVVWKGLRAAARLNFASINLLMVIACVGAFYLGEYPEAAVVIVLYVLGERLEDIGIENSRSALEELMQRLPKTAFIAELGRQIPIEEVPVGSVVQVRPGEMIPLDGIVVSGSTAVDEATITGESVPRDKHKGSTVYAGTLNKTGFIELTTTALSADTTYSKIIRLTFEASANKGETQKFIQRFSRYYTPAVIALSALVFTIPVLLLNQNPQHWLLQAITLLVIACPCALVISTPVAIYAAIGNASRRGALVKGGKYIEELGRVRAIAFDKTRTITVGTPVVSDVIPFGDTTREELLACTAGAEMFSEHPVAQAIVDASRREGYEPHSAGDFMSVTGKGAKATCYVCDDEPVVLGNLQFVKEHDPISVADEQTVERLTNEGKTSVVVSFGKGIAGVLALTDEIKSDSEQSIRQLTELGVTSVMLSGDSEKAARYVADKVGIDTVYAGLLPEEKVDKLNELLKEYGSVAMVGDGVNDAPALAQASVGLAMGATGSDTTIETANIALMNDNLSLLPFLVRLSRKTVLRIQQNTIGAILVKLLFILLAFIGYSNLVLAIAADVGVTLVVIVLSLQLLQFE; from the coding sequence ATGAATCTCCCACTCTACGATAAGAAATTTCTGTTCCTGCTTGCGGCCATTGTCATTGTGATCGGACTTGAAGTGCTGAGCCTGGCAGGATGGAATTTGCCAATGCCGTGGGCGCCCTTTGTGTATGCAGGATTTATCATAGCGATTGGCTACGAAGTTGTCTGGAAGGGGCTAAGGGCTGCAGCAAGATTAAACTTCGCAAGTATCAACCTGCTGATGGTTATTGCTTGTGTTGGTGCGTTCTACCTCGGCGAGTACCCTGAAGCAGCGGTCGTAATTGTGTTGTATGTTCTTGGTGAGCGTTTAGAAGATATCGGCATCGAAAACTCGCGGTCTGCTCTGGAAGAGCTGATGCAGCGCTTACCGAAGACTGCATTCATAGCTGAACTTGGCAGGCAGATACCGATTGAGGAGGTGCCGGTTGGGTCGGTTGTGCAGGTGCGTCCGGGTGAGATGATTCCGCTGGACGGCATTGTTGTTTCGGGTTCAACGGCAGTAGACGAGGCCACGATAACGGGTGAATCAGTACCCCGTGATAAGCATAAAGGAAGCACAGTTTACGCGGGGACGCTGAATAAGACCGGTTTTATCGAACTAACAACAACAGCACTCTCCGCTGATACTACATACTCAAAAATAATACGATTAACGTTCGAAGCTTCTGCAAATAAGGGTGAAACACAAAAGTTTATTCAGCGATTCTCAAGGTACTACACACCCGCGGTAATTGCACTCTCGGCACTTGTTTTTACGATACCGGTACTTCTGCTGAACCAGAATCCGCAGCACTGGCTCCTGCAGGCAATTACTTTGCTGGTAATTGCGTGTCCGTGCGCCCTGGTTATCTCGACCCCCGTAGCGATTTACGCTGCAATAGGCAATGCGTCACGCCGAGGTGCGCTTGTTAAAGGGGGCAAGTATATCGAAGAACTTGGCAGGGTACGGGCAATTGCATTCGACAAAACCCGGACGATTACCGTGGGAACGCCTGTGGTGAGCGATGTAATACCCTTCGGCGATACTACCCGCGAAGAGCTGCTGGCGTGTACGGCCGGAGCTGAAATGTTTAGTGAACACCCTGTAGCACAGGCTATCGTTGATGCAAGTCGTCGCGAAGGTTACGAACCTCATTCCGCAGGTGATTTTATGAGTGTAACAGGGAAGGGGGCTAAGGCAACGTGTTATGTCTGCGATGATGAACCGGTCGTACTCGGTAATCTGCAGTTTGTGAAAGAACACGATCCGATTTCCGTAGCTGATGAACAAACAGTGGAGCGATTAACAAACGAAGGGAAGACGAGCGTAGTTGTAAGCTTTGGAAAAGGAATTGCAGGCGTACTTGCTTTAACCGATGAAATCAAGTCGGACAGCGAGCAGTCAATCCGGCAATTGACGGAACTTGGGGTAACGTCGGTAATGTTAAGCGGTGATTCCGAAAAGGCCGCCCGCTACGTTGCAGATAAAGTCGGGATTGATACCGTGTACGCAGGACTGCTTCCAGAAGAAAAGGTTGATAAACTTAATGAACTACTAAAAGAATATGGAAGTGTAGCCATGGTGGGTGATGGCGTAAACGATGCCCCCGCACTGGCGCAGGCATCTGTTGGATTAGCGATGGGAGCAACCGGAAGTGACACTACAATCGAAACAGCCAACATCGCATTAATGAACGACAACTTATCGCTACTACCATTTCTCGTACGCCTTAGCAGGAAAACAGTATTGCGAATTCAGCAGAACACTATCGGCGCAATACTTGTAAAACTTCTTTTTATCCTACTGGCATTTATCGGGTACAGCAATCTGGTACTGGCCATTGCAGCAGACGTGGGTGTCACCCTGGTAGTAATCGTTCTCAGTTTGCAGTTGTTACAGTTTGAGTAG
- a CDS encoding sulfatase-like hydrolase/transferase, giving the protein MDRVVLPDDIPTIISALVMGLRFDIVITGYLLIAPFTILSLASLIRLRHAAIRHVVRYAILLSFALAFLVCAIDIPYFNHFYSRFSVSAFQWTDTPDFMIKMIIQEPRYWLAIIPYAAIVTVFIIGVNRIFRSIAGKHDTKLLADIPVTILCILLILLGIRGRTAIKSPIRVGTAYFCNHAFLNQLGLNPNFTLIRSYLDSRKPENTYISLMNDSAAVANVQRHLGITMPDPASPIRRNISFDGEPQHNYNVVLILMESMAAAKMARHGNPDNLTPFLDSIANHGYYFENTYCAGIHTVNGVFSTLCSFPALFRQRPTSESQILKYQGVFTTLKANGYSTAYFTTHDGQFDNIEGFLKVNDCEDLYTSADYPSSKINTALGVTDDYLFEFSIPVLNSLNKKHKPFFATFMTASDHGPYYIPPYFKPHSTVRTKQSVEFADYSLRRFISLASQQPWFDSTIFVFIADHGAPMDGLYDMSLTYNHVPLLFYAPKIIQRPVLISKMAGQIDVFPTIMGLLRIPFLNNTLGIDLFRETRPFIFFSADDKYGVIDSTWFLIVHDNGDKGLYQYRKGDVTNRYHQFTNVADSMNTYAASNLQTFQYLIRKRRTGD; this is encoded by the coding sequence TTGGACAGAGTAGTACTGCCTGATGACATCCCTACTATCATTTCGGCCCTCGTTATGGGGCTGCGCTTTGATATTGTGATAACCGGCTATCTGCTTATAGCCCCTTTTACCATCCTATCGCTTGCATCGCTCATTCGACTACGACATGCCGCCATTCGTCATGTGGTGCGGTATGCAATCTTGCTTTCATTCGCTCTTGCATTCCTGGTTTGCGCAATAGATATCCCATACTTTAATCATTTTTACTCGAGGTTCTCGGTATCTGCCTTTCAGTGGACCGACACACCTGATTTTATGATTAAGATGATTATTCAAGAACCACGCTATTGGCTTGCAATTATTCCGTATGCTGCCATTGTTACGGTGTTTATTATTGGTGTTAACCGGATATTTAGATCAATAGCCGGCAAACATGACACGAAGTTGTTAGCCGACATCCCAGTTACCATACTTTGCATCTTGTTGATCCTGCTTGGTATCCGAGGACGTACAGCCATAAAATCTCCGATTAGAGTTGGAACAGCATACTTCTGTAACCATGCATTTTTAAATCAGCTTGGTTTGAATCCAAACTTTACGTTGATACGAAGTTACCTCGACAGCAGGAAGCCAGAGAATACATACATCAGCCTCATGAATGACAGTGCCGCTGTTGCAAACGTGCAGAGGCATTTAGGAATCACAATGCCCGACCCTGCATCTCCAATTAGACGTAACATTAGCTTTGATGGCGAGCCTCAGCATAATTATAACGTTGTACTCATCCTTATGGAGAGTATGGCAGCCGCGAAAATGGCACGACATGGTAACCCGGATAATCTTACGCCATTCCTCGACAGCATTGCTAATCACGGTTACTATTTTGAAAATACGTATTGTGCTGGCATTCACACTGTAAATGGCGTTTTCAGCACATTATGCTCGTTTCCCGCATTGTTCCGGCAACGACCAACCAGTGAAAGCCAAATCCTGAAATACCAAGGGGTCTTCACCACCTTAAAGGCAAACGGCTATTCTACCGCATACTTCACCACTCATGATGGCCAGTTCGACAATATTGAAGGGTTTTTAAAAGTAAATGACTGTGAGGATCTTTATACGTCGGCGGACTATCCTTCATCAAAAATTAATACCGCCCTTGGAGTTACTGACGACTATCTGTTTGAATTTTCAATTCCGGTATTAAACTCATTGAACAAGAAACACAAACCCTTTTTTGCTACATTCATGACAGCAAGTGATCACGGTCCGTACTACATTCCACCCTACTTTAAGCCCCATTCAACCGTTCGCACCAAACAATCCGTCGAGTTTGCTGATTATTCGCTTCGCAGATTTATTTCACTGGCTTCACAGCAACCGTGGTTTGATAGTACAATCTTCGTTTTCATTGCAGACCACGGTGCGCCAATGGACGGACTATACGACATGTCGCTGACCTACAATCACGTCCCTTTACTTTTCTACGCCCCCAAAATCATACAACGTCCAGTGCTGATTAGCAAGATGGCTGGCCAGATAGATGTTTTCCCGACAATCATGGGTCTGCTGCGAATACCCTTTTTAAACAACACTTTAGGGATCGACTTATTTCGCGAAACCAGACCCTTCATTTTTTTTAGTGCAGACGATAAATATGGTGTTATCGACAGTACCTGGTTTCTTATAGTTCATGATAATGGTGATAAGGGGCTTTACCAATACCGCAAAGGTGACGTCACAAACCGGTATCATCAGTTCACCAACGTTGCCGACAGCATGAACACCTACGCAGCCTCCAACCTGCAGACATTCCAGTATCTGATTCGGAAACGGCGAACTGGCGATTGA